The following DNA comes from Candidatus Culexarchaeum yellowstonense.
TGATGAAGTTAGTAAGGTGAGGTTTCCAAATCCCGATGAAATGATGGGTAAACTTAAGGATTATATGGAGAGTGGTGTGTTCGAGAGGGGTGATAAGAAGGCTGTCTCCGATGCATCACTGGTGTTTATGGGTAACATATCAGTTGAAATGGTTTCCGAAGGCTATATACCCGTAGAAGACTTAACTTATGTACTTCCAGAGCCCATGAGAGACTCAGCCTTCATAGATAGGGTGCATGGACTCATACCAGGATGGGAACTTCCAAAAATATCTCAAGCAAAATATCACCTATCAAAAGGCTATGGGATAGCTTCAGACTACTTCGCAGAAGCCTTACACTCCATGAGGAAGGAAAGCCTTGTCAGCATGGTCTCCAAACACATAGACCTCTCAGAAAACTTCAAGATAAGAGATGAAAAGAGCGTGAAGAAGATCATGAGCGGCTTACTAAAACTCCTATTCCCAAACAAAACATTCGATAAAAAGGACATCGAAAAAATAGCAAACGCAGCACTCGAATATAGGCAGAGGATAAGAGACTGGCTACACAAAATAAACCCCGGAGAATTCCCAAAAGAGAAACTTGCTATCACGGTGAGAACTTGACAGTAATACATGATATCATTTCAGGTTTTGTAAGATTAGAAACTGATTTAAGAATTAGCGGTCCTCCACCATCCCTACAGATTGATGTATATGGATGGCATAATTATAACGATAAGATTTCACATATCATAATTAATCTTAACGCTAAGATTTGGGGAGTCATCATAGGCTCCACGAGTGCAACAATAGTTCTGAAGCCGCCACCTGGACGAAGTGGTCTCACGCTTCCAATACCTCTTCCAAGTGACGTGATTAGGATTATAGAAGGCGAAAGAGTGAGAAAAAGTGGAGATGTAGAAGTAGAATTGCTAATAACATGTTATTACGTAGGGTTACCCACAACATTATCTTATTCTTCCGCATTAACTGTAAGTGGACCGCATAATTACGATGATAAGTTCACTGTAAGTCTTGTTGAATGGAAGAACGCGCTTGGACTTAAAGATTTTGAACCATTGTTAGTAAGTAGAAGTTCTGTTAGTAAACTAGATGAGCTTAGACATAAATGGGGACTTTTTACACATGAAGATGTCCTTATAAGACTTACTGAGTTATACGAAGGTGTAAAAATAGAAAGACCTTATGAATTATTGTTCACAGATCCGGAGATTAAGACTATAAAAAGCAAGCTTAGCTCTCTTGTGGAAAGTGGTATGTGGAGTGAAGTATATGCGGTAAGCTTATACCTTGATCATAGTGGTGCTGAATATCTAATGAAGTTAAGAAAGAAAGGTGCTCATATAAAGCTCTTAACAAGGAAACCTGACAAAAAAGAGTATATAGATGCAATAAAGTATTTGAGGGACAACTATGTGGAAGTTAAATTTAACAATATGGCCCATGCAAGATTCATAGTATTCGATGAAGATGTAGCCATAGTTATGACAGCTGACCTCGACGTTAATGGACTCGATAACCAAAGGCAAATCGGAGTCTATATTACGGATAGAGCTACTGTAAAGGCATGTAAAGCATTCTTCAATAAACTATGGGAAGAGTCCGAGCCCTCTTAGACCCCTTAAATACTAAAATACTAAAATAAGATAGACGACGAGAATAGCAAAGACAGGTATATGAAAACTGCGAATTAATTTTATAGATATGGCTTAATAAAAGCGCATTTAAAATAGATATCTTTGTCCTATGAGGTAGAGGTATAGAAGCTTATCGTCAATAAATTAAACTTTATGCTTCTATTAGTCCTTTTAGGAATCCTTTTATTGCTGGTAGTGTTACGTGTTTTGCTGTTTCAAGCATGGCTGGCTTCGTTATTTCTGGAAGTTCGAATATTAGTCCATCTCTCTTCAGTTGCTCTCTTAGCATGTTTACGTTTTCCACAAGTCTTCCAATCTGCTCTAAATATGCTGATAAAGAGTTTAGGTAGCTTATGAGTTTGAATAGGCTTGTTAAGGCTTCCTCATCACTCTTCCCCTTGAATGTTTCCATATAGCTTTGTATTGGCTGTAAATCCTCCAAACTCTTCTCCAAAGCTTCAGCCATCCTCAACAGTGGGGTAGCCTGCATCTTAACCTTCCCAAGTTCACTACCAAGAATTGGCGTGATTACTGTGAATTTAGTGAAGGAAGCTGTTATGCTTTGATGGGTATATGGTTGCATATGCGTAGGCCTTAAGATCATGTGAAATTCTCATACTTTAAACTGTAAGATAGCATGGACGAAAGTAAAAAGCATTGAAAGGAAAAATGTTTTGATGAGCACTAGAGGTTGTTTATTTTTCGTTTTGGTAAAATTGTGGGTATAGGTTTTTCATGTAGTTTGTTGTTTCGTTGGAGATGATTTCTGATCTCATGTCTAGGAAGGTTTCGTAGTTTTCTATTCTCCAGAGTTTTTCGTCTAGTGGTATTAGTTGTTTTGAGAGTTCATTTTTGTCTATGTTGTATTTTTTGATGTAGACGTATGGTGCATCTCTAAGTTTTTTGTTTGTTCCTGGATTTATGAAGGCTATGTTGGCTAAGGCTTCTCGTTTCTCTTCTTCGTTATATCCAATGCTTTTTAGAAGGCTTCTTGGGAAGAAGTGGTGTATTTCAATTGTGAAATCTCTATTTATTTCATTGTGTTTGAAGAATCCTAATCTTACTTTTGTGAACCAGTCTACTGCTTGGTTCTTGTAGGCTATGAGGTATAAGACTAGTTTTAGGAATTTTCCATCGCCTTGGTAATGGACTGATTTCTTTACGAGTTCTTTAGTTATTTTCATTGTGCTGACTTCTTTATGTAGCTTTTCTATTGCGTCTTCAAAGCTTTTTGCATTGTAAATAACGTTTATGTCTTCTTGTAAAGTTGTCTCGGAGGCGCCGCTGTATCTACCTTGCGCCAATGCTAAGAGGAAGAAGTGGAATGCCTTATTGAAGTTGTATTGGTCTGGAAACTTGTAATAAAGGTAGATTAATGGTATTATGGTGTTTTTAGCGTATATTAGCTCTGAGTTTAAGATGCCTACATTCGTTAAATCCAGAATTAGCTTCTCCATGCTCCGTTTAAAATTGGAGAAAGCATTATCTAAAACTCCATTCTTATTTTTTAGGAAGTCTTCACTGACATCCCTCAATATTGCTTTATTTTCTCCAATGGTGGTTATTGCACGAATTATTAGTGTGGGATCAAAGTAAAATCCATTGTCTTCAAGGGCATCTAAATACTTCATGAATTCTTCTCTAATCCATCCCTCATTATATGCAGCTATGTATGCTAAGGTAACGTCTGCTTGCTTTACCCGTGTTCCCGCCTTATTGATTCTTTCAAATATCATTGCAATATTTTCCAGTGAAGCATTCACTTTAATTATGGGGATCTCAACGTATTGTAAGTCCCAAATCCTTTTTACATTATTGTAAATTTTCGTGAATAATTTTTCATTTATATTACTCGATAATTCTGTGGCGATCTTCTCCAAATCTTCTTCTCTCTCCGCATTAAAAATCTCTTGTGGATAAATCCATGTTGGATCCTTCTTCAAAGCAGGGGACTCAAGCGCTACTTCCAGCGTTAAAACATTTATTTTTATCCTATACCTGTTAAGTAGGTTATTCCATTCATCCACATCCATCCAATACGGTCTTCTAGACATAATCAGACACAATGACACAATTCTCTGCTGACCATCAACAATCCAATCCTTAGTCCTCTCTTCAAACACATGTTTACCAGATGTGTACTCATTCAAATCCCATATCAGTAAAGAACCTATAGGATAACCCTTAATTAATGAGTCTAGAAGCTCCTTAACCTGATCCTTAGTCCAAACGAATTCCCTTTGAAACTCCGGAATATCCAGCTTCCCTATCACAGCTTCTTTAACCACTCTACCAATACTTATTGTATTTATTTCTGGTTTATAGGGCAAAATTAAACCTCCTAAAAACTAAGATATTACCTTCTATTTTCATTTACAAATATAAACGTTTTCAAAGAAAATTTTTATGATTACAGGGAATCGTTAATGAATACGCAGTAATGTTCTTTGCTTTCCTCTTGGGTGAATCTTTTATTGGGTTGCTGTGTTTCATCTCTTCTCTCCTTTGAAGGATGTTGAAATGGGGGAATGCTACTTTTTCTTAGATAACTTGAAGGGGTTTTAATAGTTATAGTGCTAGCAGAAGCTTAATTCCTTTAAGTCTCTATAAGTGGAGCTTATAAACACGTTGAACGGAGCCTTATCCCCCATCAATTCAACTTAGCCCAGGCACATCATTTAAACGTTTCCATAAATCCTCATATGATTTCGTTTATATTGTATTAGTGTTTTGGGTTGTTTTGTAAAGGTTTATATGTCATGTGTTTTCGCTTGAATAGCTCGTGTTTAAGTCCATTTTGGTGTTTGGGCGTTTGGGTTTGAGTCTAGTTTTGGGATGTATGGTTTTATGTCTATTATTGGTGTGCCTTGTATGGCGTCAAGCCCTTTAACGGTTAATGTGCAACCCTCCCTCTTCACAAGTTCAACGACGCATAGGCCTATTGGGTTTGGTCTTGATGGACTTCTACATGCGAATACTCCTGTTAAAATTGGTATTGTGCCCCTCTTTGGATAGACGAGTAGTGTTCTCCTATCCCTTTCATTGTCTCGTAGATGCATCCAATATAATATTATTAGGTGTGAGTATTCTTCTATCCCTCTAAGTGCTTCGCAGAATTCTGGGTGAATCCTCACAATTGCTTCATCCCCAGCCTTCTCCACAACCCCCACAAACACCAACCTAGCAGTTCCACCCTCCATTATACCCCCTCTAAACCTAAACTTGTAAGTATAGATAAGTGTTCTTATGCCATGCTTCCATTGAATATTAAAACTTTGAGTATTCCTTTTGGTTTGGTAAATCTATTTGTGGTTTAACTCTTCCTCTCTCCGTAGGCTTTCTCCAAGAGTTCCCTCATCATCTTTATTATATCCGTCTTTATTGAGGAGACTTCATTATAGACGATGTTTAACCTATTTTCTAATACATCAATCCTTTTTTCAAGACCATCAATCCTCTTCTCGACGGACCTGAATCTCTCATCAATGGCGTTAAATCTGCTATCAATATATAACTTAAAATCATCAAACCTTTTATCAACGTATACTTTAAGGTCCTCGAACCTTTTATCCATATACCCCTTTAAATCGTCAACCCTCTTATCCACATAACCTTTTAAATTATCAAATCTATTATCAACATACCCCTTCAAGTTGTCGAATCCCTTATTAACATCTCCCCTCAGATCATCAAATCTTCTCATCATTAAGCTCATCGCCAGCATGGTGATTTCACTATCGCTCAACCTCTTCCCTTCTGAAACCTTCTTAATTATCCTAGATACGGCTTTCTCTAGGGCTCTTGAAATCAACTGCTCAACAGTCACTGAAGTAGCCATAGAAGTACCATTATCAATATATTAATGTTTATATAATAGTATTACGTTGTATAACTTGTGGTAAAACTAAAGCTCAAAATTGGGCCTAAGGGGCAGATAGTAATACCTAAGATATTACGTGAGAAATATGGGATTAGAGAGAATGGATATGTTTTAGTTGAGGTTAGAGATGAAGAGCTTGCGATAATAAGGGCTCCAAGCATCGAGGAGACCTTGGAGTGGATTAAGCTTAGGAGGGGGAAGTTGAAGGCAAAGCAAGCTAATCTTGGTGATCTTGCTGAAGTCGATTTAGAGGAGGAGTTCAATGAAGATATTCGTGGATGCTAGCCCCCTAATCTATTTAAATGTCCCAATGCCTGAGGAACAAGCAAAGCTCATTGAATCATTTTGGAAAAGTCTTCTAAGTGAACATGAAGTCTTCACAAACCTTCTCGTTTTGGACGAGGTTATATATGTTTCGAAAAGAAAGTATGGTGTTAAACAAGAGGAAACTCTGAATTTCATAGAACGCACAGTCCTCCCACATATTGAACTTTTATCAATTGGAGCTGAGCTATATTCATTCTTCAGACTCTATATGATGAAATTCAATCTTAAGCCGTCCGATGCTCTGCACGCAGCTACCGTTAAGAGGTACAAATTAGATGCCATTGCAAGTGAGGACAAAGATTTTGACAGAGCTGGAATAAGGAGGATATGGCTATAATGCATTGAAATATCGAAACTGCTAGAATATACCAGCAATGGATAATGACCTCCTTCTAAAGTTAAGAGGGAGTTACTGGATGAGGCTAGGAGGCTTAACATAAATGTTTCTGAGCTTATTAGGAGTGTGCTTGAAAATGAGGTTCGTAGGCGTAGGTTAATGTTGCTTGAGGAGAGATTGAAAGCTAAGAAGTCTATTCTCGAAAAGATCGACGTTGACATGACTGTAAGGCTCATTAGAGAGGGTAGAGGGAAATTGAATAAGTAAAACATATATTTGTTTAATGTGTTTAGCTTAGTTAAAGTGCTTAATTAGTTTGAATAGATCTTTGAGGGGGGTTGGCGTTAATGGGGAGGGTTTTGGAGGAGTTTGTTTGGAGAATTAAGATTAGGAAGTTTATTAGGAGATGGAATAGGCTTCTCAGGGATGTGAAGCCTAGTGGGAAGGGGTTTTCAGTGGGAAGTGTAAGGGAGGATCGTGAAAATCATTAATGATTGGTTGTATTTTGTAATTGTAATAGTGTTTTTATGGCGCATGTTAATGGTGTGAAGGCTTTTTCGAGTATTTCAACTTTAGCATTTCTTATAAGTCTTTAACAACAGCCCCTCCCATTCTAGCCAACTTCATTCCACTAAACTCTCAATTACAGCTCTTGGATCAATTCCCTTTTCGAGGATTTCCTCAAGTTCATCTGTTTCAAGGCTCTTATGATGGATTACATCATTATCATCCTTCCTTAACAATATTACCTTGGCATCCCTTGGTTCTATTAATGTTAGGCTGCGTAAGACGTCGAAGCTGTGTGTGGCTATAACTATTTGCCTATTAGAATCGGCTAACCACTTCAATAGCGTATCCATGAGACTTGGATGCATAGCCACTTCAATATCATCCCATAGGACTGCCAAATGGGATGCCAAGGTAATGAAAGTTTTACTCTTTACTAATAATCTTGTTTTAGGGATGGTAGCCCTTTAATATGGTTTTGTTGTATTTGGTTTTGGGTGTGTTGTGCGGTTGGATGTTCCGTTTGATGTTGTTTATAGGAGGGTTAAGTATGCTAGGTTGGAGTTTAGGGGGTTGAGGTTGCTTGTTATTTTGCCGCTTAATGTGAAGGATCCCTCTAAGGTTTTGGAGAGGGGGAGGGTTTGGATTGAGAGGCAGTGGAGGGTTGTTCAGGAGGCTGTTAAAGAGGTTGATGGCAATGATATCTTCATGATTTTCGGTGAAAAATACATTATAGATTGCTCCAGCACCAAAAATTCTGGGGTGAGCATTGCTGATAAGAGGATATATTTGGGTTGCAGTGACCCTAAAGTCTGTTTGAAGATTTCTCGTCAACTTAAATGGATTTTGAAGTTGAAGGTTGAATCAATAATTGGAGATTACTCCTCAAGATTTGGATTTAAACCTAATAGGGTGCTTATATGGAGGCAGAAGACTAAGTGGGGGAGCTGTTCAAGTAAGGGTAACATAACCCTAAACCTTAAACTGGTATGCCTACCAGAGCATATGGTGAAGTATGTGGTATTCCACGAATTAACCCACCTGAAGTTTAAGGGGCATAACCGTAAATTCTGGCAGACAGTGGGCATGGAATTCCCAAACTACAAGGAACTGGAACGGGAACTCTACAAATATTGGTTCATAACCGAAATACTCTTCCAAAATCTAACCAGAAGTGCTCAACAATCCTCAAATCATGAGGGACCTTTAAAGTGGAATTTGTGAATTTAGTGTTCTATCCTCGTTTACCAAGCCAGTATATTGCTCCAGCTATCACCCAGCAGATTATTGTGCTTATGGGTGTGAAGGAGCAGTGGGCGTAGTAGCCTAAGAAGGAGGGTTTACTTGCAGGTGCAGGTATCAGGGTAGCCGCTCCCAGAACGAAGAACACTATTACGCCAACCCAATAATACCACTTCAACAATTTTCATCATTCATTTTCACATTTCCTCAACAATTAAATCTTCCTATGGTCTTGATTTTGGTTAGGTTTAAATGATGGATTTTTCGATAATGCTGTTCGGGTGTGAGTTTAAATGGGTGGGAAGGAGCTTTTGCCTTCAACATGTACTTATGCTGATTCCTTGAAATATGCTGGTAAATGCGGGGAGTTTTTGCGGAGATGGGTTATGGGTGTGATGGCTGGTTTATGTGAGGTGGATGAGGAGACTGCTAGAAGGGTTTTGAGGAGGGCTGGTGAGGAGTGTTGTAAAGTTTTCTTGGAAGTTTATGGTTATGATTTGAGTGGTCAAGATTTGGATTCTCTAATTAGATTGTTGGGTAGTAGTCCGAGTAGTGGCTGCTATAGGGTGGATGAATACACCATTATTTATGAGTTTAAATCTGAGCGGTGTGAATGCCCACTTGTTGAGATGGGTGTTGCTGGTTTGTCTTCTAGGCTTTGCTCAGCATGCTTCACCAATTGGCTTTCATAAATGTTTAGCACAGTAACCAAGAGAAGGGTTAAAGCTGAATTCATTGAGAGTTTGGCAACTGGTGCATCTAAATGCACCTTTAAAATAAAACTACTCTAGCAATGATGGGTGAGTTCAAAGCATGCTTATATATCTGAAGTTTATTCTTATATTTTAGGATGAGTAAATTGGAGGAGGAATCAAGGGAATTAAGGAAAATACAAGATAAGTTATTAGAAGAGATTAGAGAATTTAAGATGGCTCAAGATAAACTTGCATCTATTCTATATAAGTTAACACCTCCCATTGAGGAGGAGGCTCTTGATGTGGTAAGAAGGAGGTTAAAGGATGAGTTGGGATTGGATATCAAGCTTGATAAAATCATTGTGAATGATAGGGAAATAAACGTATATGGTTCATCCGCTGACCTTTGCGTAATAGGTGACGCTATAGTCAAACTTAAAGAGGAAGATGTAAAGGAATTTGAAGAAAAGATAAAGCTTTTTAGGGAAGTAAAGCCTGAATTGATCAAGTCCAAGATGATAAAGGTAATTTATGTTGATTATGCGTTTCCAGGAGCAGTGAATCTTGCAAGGGAGTATGGGATTTGGGTTTTAAATTGGAAGGGGGACATTACACCTATAAAGGTTCATTCATAAAAGGGTTTCTGCTTTTTTTTGGGTAACTTCCTTGTTCACCCCCTCTCTTCATCCATCGTTTTTTGCTGTTCATTCCTCTAGTTCATGGAAGGGAAAACTTAAATCTATCATAATTATAAGGGCATAGGGATTTGGGGTGATGGAGGTGGAGGGTGAACCTAAACCCCTTGTGAAGTCTGTTTTAAATTTGAAGTTGCCGCCGAAGATTAGGGTTGGAAGAGGGTTCAGCTTGGGGGAGCTTAAGGAGGCTGGAGTAACGTTAATTGAGGCTAAGAGGCTTGGGATTAGAGTGGATAAGATGAGGAAGAGTGTACATCCATGGAATGTTGAAGCTTTAAAGAAGCTTAAGGAGGAGAAGTTGAAAGCTAAAGCGAAAACCGAGGGACCCGCTAAACCATCCCAATAAGTAGCGGCTTCTCCCATTTTTCTATTGGAAAGATGCTTCCATAGAACACTTACACAAACCCCTTACATTATTTTAGCGTAATAGATATATGTTAGGGGGGTAACATTGTTAGGGGGGTAACTTTGGGCTACTTCAATCCTGAACCTAAAACTAGGAGGGAAGATTTCTTCGATATGGAGGAGGAGTTGGAGAGGCTTTCAAGGGGGTTGAAGTTTGGGAAGCTTGTGGTGGTTTCTGGTTTGAGGAGGTATGGTAAAACTTCATTGATACTTACATGTTTAAATGAGGAGGGGTATGATTATTTGTATATTGATTGTAGGCTTCTTCCACCTGGCATGGTAACTTTGAATTCTATATTGAAGTTGTTTAGGGATGAGTTGGAGAGGAGGGTTTGGGCTAAGAGGGTTTTGAGGAGGGTTGGGGAGATATCTTTGGGGGATGTTAAGGTGAAGTTTAGGGATGAGGAAACTTTGCTCAGCATATTGCATGCATTGGAGGGGAAGGTGGTGGTTTTGGATGAAGCTCAAGAGCTTAGGAGGTCTAGGTATAGGTTTGATGGCATACTTGCCTATGCTTATGATCATCTCAACATAAAGTTTATTGTTTCAGGGTCTCAGGTTGGATTGTTGTATAGGTTTTTGAGGGTTGATGATCCTGAAGCTCCATTGTATGGTAGACCATATATTGAAGTTAGGTTGGGTAGGCTTAGTGAAAGTGATTCTAGGAGGTTTTTGCTGGAGGGGTTTAAGCAGTGTGGGGTTGAGGTTTCTGAGGGGGAGGTTGAGGAGGCTTTAAGGTGGTTTGATGGTGTGATTGGGTGGCTCACATATTTTGGGCATTCTAGGGTTGTGGGTGGAGAGAGGCTTCCATCCATAGTGGATAAGGCATCGAAATTGGCTTTAAGTGAACTTGAACATGCCCTAAAGATATATGGGGTTGCTGAGGGTAGGTATAGGGAGGTTTTAAAGGCTATAGCGTTAACGCATCCAGCAAGGTGGACTCAAATAAAGAGGTGGGTTGAAGCTAAGCTTGGGAAGATACCAAACAACACCCTAACTGCAATAATCAAGAATTTAATGGATGCAGGGTTTGTGGAGAAGACTTTAGAAGGCTATGTAATTAGCGACCCAATACTCAGGAATGGTATAATTAGATTTTGGTGAGGGGTTATGGTTAGTGGAGAGGGGTTTGGTGTTAAGCTTGCCCTCACAGTAATTGGGGTGTTCACATCCACATTAACCCAAATAGCATTCCATTATGCTGTGCATGTTCTGGG
Coding sequences within:
- a CDS encoding phospholipase D-like domain-containing protein; this encodes MTVIHDIISGFVRLETDLRISGPPPSLQIDVYGWHNYNDKISHIIINLNAKIWGVIIGSTSATIVLKPPPGRSGLTLPIPLPSDVIRIIEGERVRKSGDVEVELLITCYYVGLPTTLSYSSALTVSGPHNYDDKFTVSLVEWKNALGLKDFEPLLVSRSSVSKLDELRHKWGLFTHEDVLIRLTELYEGVKIERPYELLFTDPEIKTIKSKLSSLVESGMWSEVYAVSLYLDHSGAEYLMKLRKKGAHIKLLTRKPDKKEYIDAIKYLRDNYVEVKFNNMAHARFIVFDEDVAIVMTADLDVNGLDNQRQIGVYITDRATVKACKAFFNKLWEESEPS
- a CDS encoding DUF262 domain-containing protein, whose translation is MPYKPEINTISIGRVVKEAVIGKLDIPEFQREFVWTKDQVKELLDSLIKGYPIGSLLIWDLNEYTSGKHVFEERTKDWIVDGQQRIVSLCLIMSRRPYWMDVDEWNNLLNRYRIKINVLTLEVALESPALKKDPTWIYPQEIFNAEREEDLEKIATELSSNINEKLFTKIYNNVKRIWDLQYVEIPIIKVNASLENIAMIFERINKAGTRVKQADVTLAYIAAYNEGWIREEFMKYLDALEDNGFYFDPTLIIRAITTIGENKAILRDVSEDFLKNKNGVLDNAFSNFKRSMEKLILDLTNVGILNSELIYAKNTIIPLIYLYYKFPDQYNFNKAFHFFLLALAQGRYSGASETTLQEDINVIYNAKSFEDAIEKLHKEVSTMKITKELVKKSVHYQGDGKFLKLVLYLIAYKNQAVDWFTKVRLGFFKHNEINRDFTIEIHHFFPRSLLKSIGYNEEEKREALANIAFINPGTNKKLRDAPYVYIKKYNIDKNELSKQLIPLDEKLWRIENYETFLDMRSEIISNETTNYMKNLYPQFYQNEK
- the tsaA gene encoding tRNA (N6-threonylcarbamoyladenosine(37)-N6)-methyltransferase TrmO; this translates as MEGGTARLVFVGVVEKAGDEAIVRIHPEFCEALRGIEEYSHLIILYWMHLRDNERDRRTLLVYPKRGTIPILTGVFACRSPSRPNPIGLCVVELVKREGCTLTVKGLDAIQGTPIIDIKPYIPKLDSNPNAQTPKWT
- a CDS encoding AbrB/MazE/SpoVT family DNA-binding domain-containing protein, which gives rise to MVKLKLKIGPKGQIVIPKILREKYGIRENGYVLVEVRDEELAIIRAPSIEETLEWIKLRRGKLKAKQANLGDLAEVDLEEEFNEDIRGC
- a CDS encoding type II toxin-antitoxin system VapC family toxin, whose protein sequence is MKIFVDASPLIYLNVPMPEEQAKLIESFWKSLLSEHEVFTNLLVLDEVIYVSKRKYGVKQEETLNFIERTVLPHIELLSIGAELYSFFRLYMMKFNLKPSDALHAATVKRYKLDAIASEDKDFDRAGIRRIWL
- a CDS encoding VapB-type antitoxin; the encoded protein is MGRVLEEFVWRIKIRKFIRRWNRLLRDVKPSGKGFSVGSVREDRENH
- a CDS encoding ATP-binding protein: MAVLWDDIEVAMHPSLMDTLLKWLADSNRQIVIATHSFDVLRSLTLIEPRDAKVILLRKDDNDVIHHKSLETDELEEILEKGIDPRAVIESLVE
- a CDS encoding M48 family metallopeptidase, with the protein product MRLDVPFDVVYRRVKYARLEFRGLRLLVILPLNVKDPSKVLERGRVWIERQWRVVQEAVKEVDGNDIFMIFGEKYIIDCSSTKNSGVSIADKRIYLGCSDPKVCLKISRQLKWILKLKVESIIGDYSSRFGFKPNRVLIWRQKTKWGSCSSKGNITLNLKLVCLPEHMVKYVVFHELTHLKFKGHNRKFWQTVGMEFPNYKELERELYKYWFITEILFQNLTRSAQQSSNHEGPLKWNL
- a CDS encoding ribosomal protein L13e; this encodes MEVEGEPKPLVKSVLNLKLPPKIRVGRGFSLGELKEAGVTLIEAKRLGIRVDKMRKSVHPWNVEALKKLKEEKLKAKAKTEGPAKPSQ
- a CDS encoding ATP-binding protein, producing MGYFNPEPKTRREDFFDMEEELERLSRGLKFGKLVVVSGLRRYGKTSLILTCLNEEGYDYLYIDCRLLPPGMVTLNSILKLFRDELERRVWAKRVLRRVGEISLGDVKVKFRDEETLLSILHALEGKVVVLDEAQELRRSRYRFDGILAYAYDHLNIKFIVSGSQVGLLYRFLRVDDPEAPLYGRPYIEVRLGRLSESDSRRFLLEGFKQCGVEVSEGEVEEALRWFDGVIGWLTYFGHSRVVGGERLPSIVDKASKLALSELEHALKIYGVAEGRYREVLKAIALTHPARWTQIKRWVEAKLGKIPNNTLTAIIKNLMDAGFVEKTLEGYVISDPILRNGIIRFW